In one Grus americana isolate bGruAme1 chromosome 1, bGruAme1.mat, whole genome shotgun sequence genomic region, the following are encoded:
- the MDM1 gene encoding nuclear protein MDM1 isoform X2, translating into MPVRFRGLSEYKRNFKWKTPEFSSPSQQQKSLWAGLRSDQFGITREPNFISKRRVPYRYPQISKSFEWTADCDLNDPLETEALKTAELHTDHNNNEVNQEKIETPEGPRLPPNVWSHSVDSRGETALALAENNMKRSPSAALPNQNEALASPKKELEKMGNGLHRVLQRKAGMNVSRLNTFPRNSEYQSQFVWKSPHEKSPILAAEQVICNTSKSIPPFKSPAITSETACERNVKGSPPVKSPQERGGSEEKEFPVCEQSKREEPVQKPAEDAAKQGKSEQKHPKQKNKQHVSPKPLSLHTSRGKMNTEYRSKFLSPAQYFYKDGVWSRIRSKVPNQASQNTLNSMWYMEVRELRERAKAYRQRVEGTHFSRYHLNQILSDNNSLWDVSSNSSSEEGISNNIRALDLAGVSERETAPSPKMLQQPDSREQPHQDSTEKTDKSDALTVPVKRRLVWGEQEGTEERKSRQSTEEEEKQDEQAAVLAQQLEENEDDNEDKKIEGKNALVLSSSAAVSDSSSVSSRTGGRLPTPKLRAHGGAQRTHHDLTTPAVGGAVLVSPPKFKSSSSQQRTQGLGTDPSTAKQSAREASKRRSFQPDVEVEAVSLLTSPPAGLGTLDPLPLRQDQWPPNSVSDEQVPLASAHQELSSTPPVLKSAKSYSVPCWSPSRRIQGTLKDPEFQHNGNVGSTKMRSFQLPLQERNCNNEDDRLSQISARSAASSSLASQILERAQKRKDFWGKT; encoded by the exons ATGCCCGTGCGCTTTAGG GGACTGAGTGAATATAAAAGAAACTTCAAGTGGAAAACCCCAGAGTTTTCTAGCCCGTCCCAACAGCAGAAATCCTTGTGGGCAGGACTTCGGTCAGATCAGTTTG GAATCACAAGAGAACCAAACTTCATTTCCAAGCGAAGGGTACCTTACCGTTATCCACAGATTTCAAAGTCCTTTGAATGGACAGCAGATTGTGATTTGAATGATCCACTTGAAACCGAGGCTCTTAAGACTGCAGAGTTGCACACAGACCACAACAACAATGAGGTGAATCaggaaaaaattgaaacacCAGAAGGACCCAGACTACCCCCAAACGTTTGGTCACATTCGGTAGATTCTAGAGGTGAAACAGCTCTTGCCCTTGCAGAAAACAACATGAAGAGATCaccctctgctgctctgccaaaTCAAAATGAAGCACTTGCATCTCCAAAAAAGGAATTAGAAAAAATGGGTAATGGG CTTCACAGAGTCCTTCAGAGGAAAGCAGGCATGAATGTTTCACGTTTAAATACTTTCCCCAGAAACTCTGAATATCAAAGCCAATTTGTTTGGAAGAGTCCTCATGAAAAGTCACCAATACTTGCAGCTGAACAG GTTATTTGCAACACAAGTAAATCCATACCTCCGTTTAAATCTCCTGCAATTACTTCTGAAACTGCATGTGAGAGAAATGTCAAAGGGTCTCCTCCTGTTAAGAGTCCACAAGAGAGAGGTGGttcagaagagaaggaatttCCGGTTTGTGAACAA AGTAAGAGGGAAGAACCAGTTCAAAAGCCAGCAGAAGATGCAGCAAAACAAGGGaaatcagaacagaaacatcctaaacaaaaaaataagcaacatGTCAGTCCAAAGCCCCTCTCTTTACATACAAGTCGTGG GAAGATGAATACTGAATATAGGTCAAAATTTTTGTCTCCAGCCCAGTATTTCTACAAAGATGGAGTTTGGTCTCGTATCAGGAGTAAAGTTCCCAACCAG GCATCTCAAAACACCCTAAATTCCATGTGGTATATGGAG GTGAGAGAACTTCGAGAAAGAGCAAAGGCTTACAGGCAACGAGTAGAGGGAACACACTTCTCCCGATACCATCTCAATCAGATCCTGTCTGATAACAACAGTCTTTGGGATGTGTCCTCAAATTCCAGTTCAGAAGAAGGCATCAGCAACAACATCAGAGCACTAGATCTTGCCGG AGTTTCTGAAAGAGAGACTGCACCAAGCCCCAAAATGCTGCAGCAACCTGACTCCAGGGAACAGCCACACCAGGACAGCACTGAGAAGACAGACAAGTCAGATGCTTTAACTGTTCCAGTCAAAAGGCGTTTAGTTTGGGGTGAACAAGAAGGtactgaagaaaggaagagtcGGCAAtcaacagaagaggaagaaaaacaagatgaaCAGGCTGCAGTCCTGGCTCAGCAGTTAGAAGAAAACGAGGATGACAATGAAGATAAGAAAATTGAAGG TAAGAATGCCTTAGTATTGAGTTCTTCTGCAGCTGTGTCAGATTCCTCATCTGTATCCTCGAGGACAGGTGGCAGGCTTCCTACTCCGAAGCTGAGAGCACATGGTGGAGCTCAGAGGACTCATCATGATCTCACTACCCCAGCTGTTG GAGGTGCGGTTCTAGTGTCTCCTCCTAAATTCAAGTCTTCATCTTCACAGCAGAGAACACAAGGTTTAGGAACAGACCCTTCTACAGCTAAGCAAAGTGCAAGAGAAGCTTCAAAAAGAAGGTCCTTCCAG CCTGATGTGGAAGTGGAAGCTGTTTCACTCCTTACGTCTCCACCTGCTGGGCTGGGAACTTTGGATCCTCTGCCGCTTAGGCAGGATCAGTGGCCTCCTAACAGTGTTTCTGATGAGCAGGTTCCTCTTGCTTCAGCCCATCAAGAGCTTTCCTCTACACCTCCTGTGCTGAAGTCAGCCAAAAGCTACTCTGTGCCTTGCTGGAGTCCCTCTCGTCGTATTCAAGGGACTCTCAAGGATCCAGAATTCCAGCATAATG GGAATGTTGGCAGTACAAAAATGAGATCTTTCCAGTTACcccttcaggaaagaaactgtAACAATGAAG ATGACAGGCTGTCGCAGATTTCTGCTCGCTCAGCAGCATCGAGCTCGCTTGCATCTCAGATACTGGAACGAGCTCAGAAGAGGAAGGATTTCTGGGGCAAGACATAA
- the MDM1 gene encoding nuclear protein MDM1 isoform X3 gives MKRSPSAALPNQNEALASPKKELEKMGNGLHRVLQRKAGMNVSRLNTFPRNSEYQSQFVWKSPHEKSPILAAEQVICNTSKSIPPFKSPAITSETACERNVKGSPPVKSPQERGGSEEKEFPVCEQSKREEPVQKPAEDAAKQGKSEQKHPKQKNKQHVSPKPLSLHTSRGKMNTEYRSKFLSPAQYFYKDGVWSRIRSKVPNQASQNTLNSMWYMEVRELRERAKAYRQRVEGTHFSRYHLNQILSDNNSLWDVSSNSSSEEGISNNIRALDLAGVSERETAPSPKMLQQPDSREQPHQDSTEKTDKSDALTVPVKRRLVWGEQEGTEERKSRQSTEEEEKQDEQAAVLAQQLEENEDDNEDKKIEGKNALVLSSSAAVSDSSSVSSRTGGRLPTPKLRAHGGAQRTHHDLTTPAVGGAVLVSPPKFKSSSSQQRTQGLGTDPSTAKQSAREASKRRSFQPDVEVEAVSLLTSPPAGLGTLDPLPLRQDQWPPNSVSDEQVPLASAHQELSSTPPVLKSAKSYSVPCWSPSRRIQGTLKDPEFQHNGNVGSTKMRSFQLPLQERNCNNEDDRLSQISARSAASSSLASQILERAQKRKDFWGKT, from the exons ATGAAGAGATCaccctctgctgctctgccaaaTCAAAATGAAGCACTTGCATCTCCAAAAAAGGAATTAGAAAAAATGGGTAATGGG CTTCACAGAGTCCTTCAGAGGAAAGCAGGCATGAATGTTTCACGTTTAAATACTTTCCCCAGAAACTCTGAATATCAAAGCCAATTTGTTTGGAAGAGTCCTCATGAAAAGTCACCAATACTTGCAGCTGAACAG GTTATTTGCAACACAAGTAAATCCATACCTCCGTTTAAATCTCCTGCAATTACTTCTGAAACTGCATGTGAGAGAAATGTCAAAGGGTCTCCTCCTGTTAAGAGTCCACAAGAGAGAGGTGGttcagaagagaaggaatttCCGGTTTGTGAACAA AGTAAGAGGGAAGAACCAGTTCAAAAGCCAGCAGAAGATGCAGCAAAACAAGGGaaatcagaacagaaacatcctaaacaaaaaaataagcaacatGTCAGTCCAAAGCCCCTCTCTTTACATACAAGTCGTGG GAAGATGAATACTGAATATAGGTCAAAATTTTTGTCTCCAGCCCAGTATTTCTACAAAGATGGAGTTTGGTCTCGTATCAGGAGTAAAGTTCCCAACCAG GCATCTCAAAACACCCTAAATTCCATGTGGTATATGGAG GTGAGAGAACTTCGAGAAAGAGCAAAGGCTTACAGGCAACGAGTAGAGGGAACACACTTCTCCCGATACCATCTCAATCAGATCCTGTCTGATAACAACAGTCTTTGGGATGTGTCCTCAAATTCCAGTTCAGAAGAAGGCATCAGCAACAACATCAGAGCACTAGATCTTGCCGG AGTTTCTGAAAGAGAGACTGCACCAAGCCCCAAAATGCTGCAGCAACCTGACTCCAGGGAACAGCCACACCAGGACAGCACTGAGAAGACAGACAAGTCAGATGCTTTAACTGTTCCAGTCAAAAGGCGTTTAGTTTGGGGTGAACAAGAAGGtactgaagaaaggaagagtcGGCAAtcaacagaagaggaagaaaaacaagatgaaCAGGCTGCAGTCCTGGCTCAGCAGTTAGAAGAAAACGAGGATGACAATGAAGATAAGAAAATTGAAGG TAAGAATGCCTTAGTATTGAGTTCTTCTGCAGCTGTGTCAGATTCCTCATCTGTATCCTCGAGGACAGGTGGCAGGCTTCCTACTCCGAAGCTGAGAGCACATGGTGGAGCTCAGAGGACTCATCATGATCTCACTACCCCAGCTGTTG GAGGTGCGGTTCTAGTGTCTCCTCCTAAATTCAAGTCTTCATCTTCACAGCAGAGAACACAAGGTTTAGGAACAGACCCTTCTACAGCTAAGCAAAGTGCAAGAGAAGCTTCAAAAAGAAGGTCCTTCCAG CCTGATGTGGAAGTGGAAGCTGTTTCACTCCTTACGTCTCCACCTGCTGGGCTGGGAACTTTGGATCCTCTGCCGCTTAGGCAGGATCAGTGGCCTCCTAACAGTGTTTCTGATGAGCAGGTTCCTCTTGCTTCAGCCCATCAAGAGCTTTCCTCTACACCTCCTGTGCTGAAGTCAGCCAAAAGCTACTCTGTGCCTTGCTGGAGTCCCTCTCGTCGTATTCAAGGGACTCTCAAGGATCCAGAATTCCAGCATAATG GGAATGTTGGCAGTACAAAAATGAGATCTTTCCAGTTACcccttcaggaaagaaactgtAACAATGAAG ATGACAGGCTGTCGCAGATTTCTGCTCGCTCAGCAGCATCGAGCTCGCTTGCATCTCAGATACTGGAACGAGCTCAGAAGAGGAAGGATTTCTGGGGCAAGACATAA
- the MDM1 gene encoding nuclear protein MDM1 isoform X1: MFGFQKSKKVRMETSSGKAVKKVSPEGRSEQGGGLGSPDHAARSSEVAKEDRQLVCHRTGFRKGLSEYKRNFKWKTPEFSSPSQQQKSLWAGLRSDQFGITREPNFISKRRVPYRYPQISKSFEWTADCDLNDPLETEALKTAELHTDHNNNEVNQEKIETPEGPRLPPNVWSHSVDSRGETALALAENNMKRSPSAALPNQNEALASPKKELEKMGNGLHRVLQRKAGMNVSRLNTFPRNSEYQSQFVWKSPHEKSPILAAEQVICNTSKSIPPFKSPAITSETACERNVKGSPPVKSPQERGGSEEKEFPVCEQSKREEPVQKPAEDAAKQGKSEQKHPKQKNKQHVSPKPLSLHTSRGKMNTEYRSKFLSPAQYFYKDGVWSRIRSKVPNQASQNTLNSMWYMEVRELRERAKAYRQRVEGTHFSRYHLNQILSDNNSLWDVSSNSSSEEGISNNIRALDLAGVSERETAPSPKMLQQPDSREQPHQDSTEKTDKSDALTVPVKRRLVWGEQEGTEERKSRQSTEEEEKQDEQAAVLAQQLEENEDDNEDKKIEGKNALVLSSSAAVSDSSSVSSRTGGRLPTPKLRAHGGAQRTHHDLTTPAVGGAVLVSPPKFKSSSSQQRTQGLGTDPSTAKQSAREASKRRSFQPDVEVEAVSLLTSPPAGLGTLDPLPLRQDQWPPNSVSDEQVPLASAHQELSSTPPVLKSAKSYSVPCWSPSRRIQGTLKDPEFQHNGNVGSTKMRSFQLPLQERNCNNEDDRLSQISARSAASSSLASQILERAQKRKDFWGKT; encoded by the exons TCAAAGAAAGTCAGGATGGAGACTAGCAGTGGGAAGGCAGTCAAAAAAGTGAGCCCTGAGGGAAGATCTGAACAAGGAGGTGGATTAGGATCTCCTGACCACGCAGCGAGGTCAAGTGAGGTGGCAAAGGAGGATCGGCAGCTGGTATGCCATCGCACAGGCTTCAGAAAG GGACTGAGTGAATATAAAAGAAACTTCAAGTGGAAAACCCCAGAGTTTTCTAGCCCGTCCCAACAGCAGAAATCCTTGTGGGCAGGACTTCGGTCAGATCAGTTTG GAATCACAAGAGAACCAAACTTCATTTCCAAGCGAAGGGTACCTTACCGTTATCCACAGATTTCAAAGTCCTTTGAATGGACAGCAGATTGTGATTTGAATGATCCACTTGAAACCGAGGCTCTTAAGACTGCAGAGTTGCACACAGACCACAACAACAATGAGGTGAATCaggaaaaaattgaaacacCAGAAGGACCCAGACTACCCCCAAACGTTTGGTCACATTCGGTAGATTCTAGAGGTGAAACAGCTCTTGCCCTTGCAGAAAACAACATGAAGAGATCaccctctgctgctctgccaaaTCAAAATGAAGCACTTGCATCTCCAAAAAAGGAATTAGAAAAAATGGGTAATGGG CTTCACAGAGTCCTTCAGAGGAAAGCAGGCATGAATGTTTCACGTTTAAATACTTTCCCCAGAAACTCTGAATATCAAAGCCAATTTGTTTGGAAGAGTCCTCATGAAAAGTCACCAATACTTGCAGCTGAACAG GTTATTTGCAACACAAGTAAATCCATACCTCCGTTTAAATCTCCTGCAATTACTTCTGAAACTGCATGTGAGAGAAATGTCAAAGGGTCTCCTCCTGTTAAGAGTCCACAAGAGAGAGGTGGttcagaagagaaggaatttCCGGTTTGTGAACAA AGTAAGAGGGAAGAACCAGTTCAAAAGCCAGCAGAAGATGCAGCAAAACAAGGGaaatcagaacagaaacatcctaaacaaaaaaataagcaacatGTCAGTCCAAAGCCCCTCTCTTTACATACAAGTCGTGG GAAGATGAATACTGAATATAGGTCAAAATTTTTGTCTCCAGCCCAGTATTTCTACAAAGATGGAGTTTGGTCTCGTATCAGGAGTAAAGTTCCCAACCAG GCATCTCAAAACACCCTAAATTCCATGTGGTATATGGAG GTGAGAGAACTTCGAGAAAGAGCAAAGGCTTACAGGCAACGAGTAGAGGGAACACACTTCTCCCGATACCATCTCAATCAGATCCTGTCTGATAACAACAGTCTTTGGGATGTGTCCTCAAATTCCAGTTCAGAAGAAGGCATCAGCAACAACATCAGAGCACTAGATCTTGCCGG AGTTTCTGAAAGAGAGACTGCACCAAGCCCCAAAATGCTGCAGCAACCTGACTCCAGGGAACAGCCACACCAGGACAGCACTGAGAAGACAGACAAGTCAGATGCTTTAACTGTTCCAGTCAAAAGGCGTTTAGTTTGGGGTGAACAAGAAGGtactgaagaaaggaagagtcGGCAAtcaacagaagaggaagaaaaacaagatgaaCAGGCTGCAGTCCTGGCTCAGCAGTTAGAAGAAAACGAGGATGACAATGAAGATAAGAAAATTGAAGG TAAGAATGCCTTAGTATTGAGTTCTTCTGCAGCTGTGTCAGATTCCTCATCTGTATCCTCGAGGACAGGTGGCAGGCTTCCTACTCCGAAGCTGAGAGCACATGGTGGAGCTCAGAGGACTCATCATGATCTCACTACCCCAGCTGTTG GAGGTGCGGTTCTAGTGTCTCCTCCTAAATTCAAGTCTTCATCTTCACAGCAGAGAACACAAGGTTTAGGAACAGACCCTTCTACAGCTAAGCAAAGTGCAAGAGAAGCTTCAAAAAGAAGGTCCTTCCAG CCTGATGTGGAAGTGGAAGCTGTTTCACTCCTTACGTCTCCACCTGCTGGGCTGGGAACTTTGGATCCTCTGCCGCTTAGGCAGGATCAGTGGCCTCCTAACAGTGTTTCTGATGAGCAGGTTCCTCTTGCTTCAGCCCATCAAGAGCTTTCCTCTACACCTCCTGTGCTGAAGTCAGCCAAAAGCTACTCTGTGCCTTGCTGGAGTCCCTCTCGTCGTATTCAAGGGACTCTCAAGGATCCAGAATTCCAGCATAATG GGAATGTTGGCAGTACAAAAATGAGATCTTTCCAGTTACcccttcaggaaagaaactgtAACAATGAAG ATGACAGGCTGTCGCAGATTTCTGCTCGCTCAGCAGCATCGAGCTCGCTTGCATCTCAGATACTGGAACGAGCTCAGAAGAGGAAGGATTTCTGGGGCAAGACATAA
- the MDM1 gene encoding nuclear protein MDM1 isoform X4 gives MPVRFRGLSEYKRNFKWKTPEFSSPSQQQKSLWAGLRSDQFGITREPNFISKRRVPYRYPQISKSFEWTADCDLNDPLETEALKTAELHTDHNNNEVNQEKIETPEGPRLPPNVWSHSVDSRGETALALAENNMKRSPSAALPNQNEALASPKKELEKMGNGLHRVLQRKAGMNVSRLNTFPRNSEYQSQFVWKSPHEKSPILAAEQVICNTSKSIPPFKSPAITSETACERNVKGSPPVKSPQERGGSEEKEFPVCEQSKREEPVQKPAEDAAKQGKSEQKHPKQKNKQHVSPKPLSLHTSRGKMNTEYRSKFLSPAQYFYKDGVWSRIRSKVPNQVRELRERAKAYRQRVEGTHFSRYHLNQILSDNNSLWDVSSNSSSEEGISNNIRALDLAGVSERETAPSPKMLQQPDSREQPHQDSTEKTDKSDALTVPVKRRLVWGEQEGTEERKSRQSTEEEEKQDEQAAVLAQQLEENEDDNEDKKIEGKNALVLSSSAAVSDSSSVSSRTGGRLPTPKLRAHGGAQRTHHDLTTPAVGGAVLVSPPKFKSSSSQQRTQGLGTDPSTAKQSAREASKRRSFQPDVEVEAVSLLTSPPAGLGTLDPLPLRQDQWPPNSVSDEQVPLASAHQELSSTPPVLKSAKSYSVPCWSPSRRIQGTLKDPEFQHNGNVGSTKMRSFQLPLQERNCNNEDDRLSQISARSAASSSLASQILERAQKRKDFWGKT, from the exons ATGCCCGTGCGCTTTAGG GGACTGAGTGAATATAAAAGAAACTTCAAGTGGAAAACCCCAGAGTTTTCTAGCCCGTCCCAACAGCAGAAATCCTTGTGGGCAGGACTTCGGTCAGATCAGTTTG GAATCACAAGAGAACCAAACTTCATTTCCAAGCGAAGGGTACCTTACCGTTATCCACAGATTTCAAAGTCCTTTGAATGGACAGCAGATTGTGATTTGAATGATCCACTTGAAACCGAGGCTCTTAAGACTGCAGAGTTGCACACAGACCACAACAACAATGAGGTGAATCaggaaaaaattgaaacacCAGAAGGACCCAGACTACCCCCAAACGTTTGGTCACATTCGGTAGATTCTAGAGGTGAAACAGCTCTTGCCCTTGCAGAAAACAACATGAAGAGATCaccctctgctgctctgccaaaTCAAAATGAAGCACTTGCATCTCCAAAAAAGGAATTAGAAAAAATGGGTAATGGG CTTCACAGAGTCCTTCAGAGGAAAGCAGGCATGAATGTTTCACGTTTAAATACTTTCCCCAGAAACTCTGAATATCAAAGCCAATTTGTTTGGAAGAGTCCTCATGAAAAGTCACCAATACTTGCAGCTGAACAG GTTATTTGCAACACAAGTAAATCCATACCTCCGTTTAAATCTCCTGCAATTACTTCTGAAACTGCATGTGAGAGAAATGTCAAAGGGTCTCCTCCTGTTAAGAGTCCACAAGAGAGAGGTGGttcagaagagaaggaatttCCGGTTTGTGAACAA AGTAAGAGGGAAGAACCAGTTCAAAAGCCAGCAGAAGATGCAGCAAAACAAGGGaaatcagaacagaaacatcctaaacaaaaaaataagcaacatGTCAGTCCAAAGCCCCTCTCTTTACATACAAGTCGTGG GAAGATGAATACTGAATATAGGTCAAAATTTTTGTCTCCAGCCCAGTATTTCTACAAAGATGGAGTTTGGTCTCGTATCAGGAGTAAAGTTCCCAACCAG GTGAGAGAACTTCGAGAAAGAGCAAAGGCTTACAGGCAACGAGTAGAGGGAACACACTTCTCCCGATACCATCTCAATCAGATCCTGTCTGATAACAACAGTCTTTGGGATGTGTCCTCAAATTCCAGTTCAGAAGAAGGCATCAGCAACAACATCAGAGCACTAGATCTTGCCGG AGTTTCTGAAAGAGAGACTGCACCAAGCCCCAAAATGCTGCAGCAACCTGACTCCAGGGAACAGCCACACCAGGACAGCACTGAGAAGACAGACAAGTCAGATGCTTTAACTGTTCCAGTCAAAAGGCGTTTAGTTTGGGGTGAACAAGAAGGtactgaagaaaggaagagtcGGCAAtcaacagaagaggaagaaaaacaagatgaaCAGGCTGCAGTCCTGGCTCAGCAGTTAGAAGAAAACGAGGATGACAATGAAGATAAGAAAATTGAAGG TAAGAATGCCTTAGTATTGAGTTCTTCTGCAGCTGTGTCAGATTCCTCATCTGTATCCTCGAGGACAGGTGGCAGGCTTCCTACTCCGAAGCTGAGAGCACATGGTGGAGCTCAGAGGACTCATCATGATCTCACTACCCCAGCTGTTG GAGGTGCGGTTCTAGTGTCTCCTCCTAAATTCAAGTCTTCATCTTCACAGCAGAGAACACAAGGTTTAGGAACAGACCCTTCTACAGCTAAGCAAAGTGCAAGAGAAGCTTCAAAAAGAAGGTCCTTCCAG CCTGATGTGGAAGTGGAAGCTGTTTCACTCCTTACGTCTCCACCTGCTGGGCTGGGAACTTTGGATCCTCTGCCGCTTAGGCAGGATCAGTGGCCTCCTAACAGTGTTTCTGATGAGCAGGTTCCTCTTGCTTCAGCCCATCAAGAGCTTTCCTCTACACCTCCTGTGCTGAAGTCAGCCAAAAGCTACTCTGTGCCTTGCTGGAGTCCCTCTCGTCGTATTCAAGGGACTCTCAAGGATCCAGAATTCCAGCATAATG GGAATGTTGGCAGTACAAAAATGAGATCTTTCCAGTTACcccttcaggaaagaaactgtAACAATGAAG ATGACAGGCTGTCGCAGATTTCTGCTCGCTCAGCAGCATCGAGCTCGCTTGCATCTCAGATACTGGAACGAGCTCAGAAGAGGAAGGATTTCTGGGGCAAGACATAA